The window GGCCTGCCGCGGCCCCACGACGGCATCGTGCGCGTCGCGGAGACTCGCGTCGCCGCCGCGCGCGACGCCGTCACGCTGCACGTCAGCCACATGGAGATGCTGTTCTCGTCGCGCTGCGCCGAGCAGGTCACGGCCTTCCTGCGCCGCGGCGCCTTCGTCCATCACGGCGCCGCAAAGCCCGCCGGACAAGGCATTGCGGCTTGAGGCCGGACTGCGGCCGGTCGTCGCGCGCCGCATTTGCTGCACCGCACAAAATAGTTGTTGACTGGATTTCCCGTCCCGCTACAATGGAATTGTGCAATGCAGCAAATCCGGTCGACGGCAGAAGCTTGCAGACGACAAAACCGCCCCCCGAAGAGAGATGACCATGATCGCCACCAACGAAAGCTTCGCCACCGCCGCCCGCAACGTCTTCGCCACCGCCGAAGCCTCCGCGCGCAGCAGCTTCGACACCTTCGAGCGCCTCGTCGCGCTGAACCTCAACGCCAGCCGCACCGCATTCGAGGACGGCGTCGCCGCCGCGCATGCGCTGCTCGCCGCGAAGACGCCGAACGAGCTCGTCGCCGTGTCGTCCGCGCTTGCCCGTCCGTCGGCCGAAAAGGCGCTGGCCTGGTTCCATTCCGGCTACGAGATCGTCGCCCAGGGCGTCGAGCACGCCGTTGCGCCCTTCGAGACCCAGCTCTCCGAAGTGAACAAGGCCGTCGGCACTGCGCTCGAGAAGGCCGCGAAATCCGCTCCGGCCGGCTCCGAAGTCGCCGTCGCCGCGGTGCAGTCGGCCATCGCCGCCGCCAACTCGGCCTACGACACGATGAACAAGGCGACCCGCAAGGTCATCCAGTTCACCGAAGCCAACGTCGCCGCGACCACCCGCGCCGCCGTCGATGCGGTGAGCGTGCCGACCGCGACCAAGGCCAAGAAATCGGCCTGATCGCCCAGCGGGAGCCCGCCTCCCGCCATGCAGCAGTACCACCGGCGCCTACGGGCGCCGGTGTCGTTTCCGGTTATCTTTGCGCGCTTCCCCAGCAGCACGCAGCCACTACAAGAAATGCCCACCTCCCCCCGCCCCCCCGAGCTCCTCGCCCCCGCCGGCTCCCTGCAGATGATGCGCATCGCCTTCGCCTACGGCGCCGACGCGGTCTACGCCGGCCAGCCGCGCTACTCGCTGCGCGTGCGCAACAACAGCTTCGACAAGCTCGACGTCCTCGCCACCGGCATCACCGAGGCGCACGCCGCGGGCAAGGCCTTCTACCTCGTCAGCAACATCTACCCGCACAACACCAAGGTGAGGAGCTTTCTCGCCGACATGGAGCCGGTGATCGCGCTCGCGCCCGACGCGCTGATCATGGCCGACCCCGGCCTCATCATGATGGTGCGCGAGCGCTGGCCCGAGGTCGACGTGCACCTCTCGGTGCAGGCCAACACCACCAACTACGCCGCCGTGCGCTTCTGGGCTTCGGTCGGCATCAAGCGCATCATCCTGTCGCGCGAACTCTCGCTCGACGAGATCGAGGACATCCGCCAGGCCTGCCCGGACATGGAGCTCGAAGTCTTCGTGCACGGCGCGCTGTGTGTCGCCTATTCCGGCCGCTGCCTGCTGTCGGGCTACTTCAACCACCGCGACCCCAACCAGGGCACCTGCACCAACTCCTGCCGCTGGGACTACAAGGTGCATGACGCGAACGAGGACGGCGCCGGCGACCTGCACCGCAGCGCCAGCACGACGCTGCCCGCGGCCGACGCGGCGCTCGGCGGCGGCGCCCGCCACGACGCCGCCTCGCGCGTCTACCTCCTCGAGGAAGGCACCCGCCCCGGCCAGCTGATGCCGATCGAGGAAGACGAGCACGGCACCTACATCCTCAACTCGAAGGACCTGCGCGCGGTCGAGCACATCGAGCGCCTCGTCGCGATCGGCATCGATTCGCTGAAGATCGAAGGGCGCACGAAGAGCCCCTACTACGTCGCCCGCGCGAGCCAGGGCTACCGCCGCGCGATCGACGACGCGGTCGCCGGCCGCCCCTTCGACACGCGCCTCCTCGGCGAACTCGAAGGCCTCGCCAACCGCGGCTACACCGACGGCTTCTACCAGCGCCACCACACGCCCGACCACCAGAACTACCTGCGCGGCCACTCGGAATCGGGGCGCAGCCTCTTCGTCG is drawn from Azoarcus sp. DN11 and contains these coding sequences:
- a CDS encoding phasin family protein; the protein is MIATNESFATAARNVFATAEASARSSFDTFERLVALNLNASRTAFEDGVAAAHALLAAKTPNELVAVSSALARPSAEKALAWFHSGYEIVAQGVEHAVAPFETQLSEVNKAVGTALEKAAKSAPAGSEVAVAAVQSAIAAANSAYDTMNKATRKVIQFTEANVAATTRAAVDAVSVPTATKAKKSA
- the yegQ gene encoding tRNA 5-hydroxyuridine modification protein YegQ, whose translation is MPTSPRPPELLAPAGSLQMMRIAFAYGADAVYAGQPRYSLRVRNNSFDKLDVLATGITEAHAAGKAFYLVSNIYPHNTKVRSFLADMEPVIALAPDALIMADPGLIMMVRERWPEVDVHLSVQANTTNYAAVRFWASVGIKRIILSRELSLDEIEDIRQACPDMELEVFVHGALCVAYSGRCLLSGYFNHRDPNQGTCTNSCRWDYKVHDANEDGAGDLHRSASTTLPAADAALGGGARHDAASRVYLLEEGTRPGQLMPIEEDEHGTYILNSKDLRAVEHIERLVAIGIDSLKIEGRTKSPYYVARASQGYRRAIDDAVAGRPFDTRLLGELEGLANRGYTDGFYQRHHTPDHQNYLRGHSESGRSLFVGEVLGIDAASGLAEVEVKNGFGLGDRLEFVQPHGNVVAPLERLETLDGTALARIPGAGRRVRLPLPAGTRSDAPCFVARLL